From one Phoenix dactylifera cultivar Barhee BC4 unplaced genomic scaffold, palm_55x_up_171113_PBpolish2nd_filt_p 000204F, whole genome shotgun sequence genomic stretch:
- the LOC103712053 gene encoding uncharacterized protein LOC103712053 has protein sequence MDLFHRAKMVRLRSHHDKYLMADDDEERVCQDRNGASGNVRWTVEILDGPAPVLRLRSRYGRYLTASNEPFLLGVTGRKVLQTVPPRLDSSVEWEPIRDGVQVKLKTRYGHFLRANGGLPPWRNSVTHDIPHRSATQDWILWDVDVIDILPSPSASPTVPYAPAYHDWPSSPANSMSPKLSKMKSSFSFSGSPRKVEGRTIHCYLADDDGNLDESFEGSSFIFNGPSVEELTRKLEEETNLSDIIVCYQNPVNGKLCPLHLTLPPNNMTMHVVVVQASSKVAETFTSPINR, from the exons ATGGATTTGTTCCACAGGGCGAAGATGGTCCGGCTCCGGAGCCACCACGACAAGTATTTGATGGCGGACGATGACGAGGAGCGCGTGTGTCAGGACCGCAACGGGGCGTCCGGCAACGTCCGGTGGACGGTAGAGATCTTGGACGGGCCCGCCCCGGTGCTGCGCCTCAGGAGCCGCTACGGCCGCTACCTCACCGCCAGCAACGAGCCCTTCCTCCTCGGCGTCACCGGCCGCAAGGTCCTCCAGACCGTGCCCCCCCGCCTCGACTCCTCCGTCGAGTGGGAGCCCATCCGCGACGGCGTCCAGGTCAAGCTCAAGACCCGCTACGGCCACTTCCTCCGCGCCAACGGCGGCCTCCCGCCGTGGCGCAACTCCGTCACCCATGATATCCCGCACCGCAGCGCTACACAGGATTGGATTCTGTGGGATGTCGACGTCATTGACATACTTCCCAGCCCCTCTGCCTCTCCCACTGTGCCGTATGCGCCGGCCTACCATGACTGGCCTTCCTCGCCCGCCAACAGCATGTCCCCGAAGCTGTCGAAGATGAAG tcatcattttctttttctgggTCGCCGCGCAAAGTGGAGGGTCGGACTATCCACTGTTACCTCGCAGATGATGATGGCAACTTGGATGAGAGCTTCGAAGGATCTTCCTTCATTTTCAATGGGCCAAGCGTGGAGGAGTTGACCCGCAAATTGGAGGAGGAAACAAATCTCAGCGATATAATTGTGTGCTACCAGAATCCGGTGAATGGGAAGCTCTGCCCTCTTCATCTGACGCTGCCACCAAACAATATGACGATGCATGTTGTGGTAGTCCAGGCCTCGTCAAAAG TGGCGGAGACTTTCACATCTCCAATTAATAGATGA